The following proteins are encoded in a genomic region of Catellatospora sp. TT07R-123:
- a CDS encoding carboxymuconolactone decarboxylase family protein → MASLIALVSRRPTLSHVQHVRPVRPAEADGLVAQVYEQVEREFGMLAPPLSLHSPVPTMLAATWSVLRETLLVDRSCTRSARELVASAVSQANSCPYCVDVHGSTLSGLIDGHPDAAAVAADRIDDITDPRLRGLARWARSTGLSGQLVPAPFRAEHAAELIGTAVTFHYINRMVNIFLPDTPLPPQVSGGGRRALLRLAARVMGGIAKRPNAGGRSLGLLPPASLPVDMAWAAGVPDIAAAWGRAAEVFDACGRAAVPERVRLTLLTRLSARDAEGPGMSNRTWLETAVNGLPDSLQAAGRLAMLTAFASYQVTPRVIEEFRRDNPGDDALVAVTGWAAMAAARRIGARLAEDLAVGLNKADGADDA, encoded by the coding sequence ATGGCGTCTTTGATCGCCCTGGTGTCCCGCCGCCCGACGCTGAGCCACGTCCAGCACGTCCGCCCGGTCCGTCCGGCCGAGGCGGACGGACTCGTCGCGCAGGTGTACGAGCAGGTCGAGCGGGAGTTCGGCATGCTGGCCCCACCGCTGAGCCTGCACTCCCCCGTCCCGACGATGCTCGCCGCCACCTGGTCGGTCCTGCGCGAGACCCTGCTGGTCGACCGGTCCTGCACCCGGTCGGCCCGGGAACTGGTCGCCTCGGCCGTGTCGCAGGCCAACAGCTGCCCGTACTGCGTCGACGTGCACGGCTCCACCCTGTCCGGCCTGATCGACGGCCATCCCGACGCCGCCGCCGTGGCCGCCGACCGCATCGACGACATCACCGATCCGCGGCTGCGCGGGCTGGCCCGGTGGGCGCGGTCCACCGGCCTGTCCGGGCAGCTCGTCCCCGCGCCGTTCCGGGCCGAGCACGCCGCGGAGCTGATCGGCACCGCGGTGACCTTCCACTACATCAACCGCATGGTCAACATCTTCCTACCGGACACACCGCTGCCGCCGCAGGTGTCCGGGGGCGGCCGCCGGGCCCTGCTGCGGCTCGCGGCGCGGGTGATGGGCGGCATCGCCAAGCGGCCCAACGCCGGCGGCCGGTCGCTGGGGCTGCTGCCGCCCGCCTCGCTGCCGGTGGACATGGCCTGGGCGGCGGGCGTGCCCGACATCGCCGCGGCCTGGGGTCGTGCCGCGGAGGTCTTCGACGCCTGCGGCCGCGCGGCGGTGCCCGAGCGGGTGCGGCTGACCCTGCTCACCCGGCTGTCCGCGCGCGACGCGGAGGGGCCGGGCATGTCGAACCGGACGTGGCTGGAGACCGCGGTCAACGGCCTGCCCGACTCGCTCCAGGCCGCCGGGCGCCTGGCGATGCTCACCGCCTTCGCGTCATACCAGGTGACGCCGCGGGTGATCGAGGAGTTCCGGCGGGACAACCCGGGCGACGACGCGCTGGTGGCGGTCACCGGCTGGGCCGCGATGGCCGCCGCCCGGCGGATCGGGGCACGGCTGGCCGAGGACCTGGCCGTCGGCCTGAACAAGGCAGACGGCGCGGACGACGCCTGA
- a CDS encoding FAD-dependent oxidoreductase has translation MNSIESTDVVVIGSGFGGAIAAYHLAAGGARVVVLERGPWLAAEDFDHDFKLGSSYTRIFDFVVGDGMSILSGNCVGGGSVVYFATMPRAPRYIFERHGSIGRRMWPAAIDRDSLDPWYDRVSESLPVTMTPWETVPYGGGIWAAACNHAGRTANPVPSAVDTDQCTNCNWMMSGCKFDAKKSLLLNYLPAAQSHGAQIRPLHEVQHLERTDDGGYRVHYRIVDDSDYRVLHEAGTIEAKIVVVAAGTGATPPILQRSEQYLGKMPHAVGRYFSGNGERLNTVVFDEDKVREVLGLDRGDGVGYEAHQIGRGPVVASWDKLDGNLPEYERYSLEQLYFPPGLGTILAQVPGATGAPGDPTWFGPRKKELLREWKSWLTIFTMSEDDNEGVFGPPPETGNANRFSQQMLGHGPLSYKPTANTWRGWNLSDADVKDILERDGLAKVAPWTNDLVGAYTVHPLSSCRIGDDPETSALDDRHELRGHPGIFVTDGSAVPCGLTVNPALTISALAERAMPGIVKALNERGVQCTYGAPIPGHTTTTTVTKVKVGAAR, from the coding sequence GTGAACAGCATCGAGAGCACCGACGTCGTCGTCATCGGCAGCGGGTTCGGCGGGGCGATCGCCGCGTACCACCTCGCCGCCGGCGGCGCGCGGGTCGTGGTGCTGGAACGCGGTCCCTGGCTGGCCGCCGAGGACTTCGACCACGACTTCAAGCTCGGGTCGTCGTACACCCGGATCTTCGATTTCGTGGTGGGCGACGGCATGAGCATCCTGTCCGGCAACTGCGTCGGCGGCGGCAGCGTGGTCTACTTCGCCACCATGCCGCGCGCGCCCCGCTACATCTTCGAGCGGCACGGCAGCATCGGGCGCCGCATGTGGCCCGCCGCGATCGACCGCGACTCCCTCGACCCCTGGTACGACCGGGTCAGCGAGTCGCTGCCGGTGACCATGACCCCGTGGGAGACGGTGCCGTACGGCGGCGGCATCTGGGCTGCGGCCTGCAACCACGCCGGGCGCACCGCCAACCCGGTGCCCTCGGCCGTCGACACCGACCAGTGCACCAACTGCAACTGGATGATGTCGGGCTGCAAGTTCGACGCCAAGAAGTCGCTGCTGCTCAACTACCTGCCCGCGGCGCAGTCGCACGGGGCGCAGATCCGGCCGCTGCACGAGGTGCAGCACCTGGAGCGCACCGACGACGGCGGCTACCGGGTGCACTACCGCATCGTCGACGACTCCGACTACCGCGTCCTGCACGAGGCGGGCACGATCGAAGCCAAGATCGTGGTCGTGGCGGCCGGGACCGGCGCCACCCCGCCGATCCTCCAGCGCTCCGAGCAGTACCTGGGCAAGATGCCGCACGCCGTCGGCCGCTACTTCTCCGGCAACGGCGAGCGGCTGAACACCGTGGTCTTCGACGAGGACAAGGTCCGCGAGGTGCTGGGCCTGGACCGCGGCGACGGCGTCGGCTACGAGGCGCACCAGATCGGCCGCGGCCCGGTCGTGGCCAGCTGGGACAAGCTCGACGGCAACCTGCCCGAGTACGAGCGCTACTCGCTGGAGCAGCTCTACTTCCCGCCCGGCCTGGGCACCATCCTGGCCCAGGTCCCCGGCGCCACCGGCGCGCCGGGCGACCCGACCTGGTTCGGGCCGCGCAAGAAGGAGCTGCTGCGCGAGTGGAAGTCGTGGCTGACCATCTTCACCATGTCCGAGGACGACAACGAGGGCGTGTTCGGGCCGCCGCCGGAGACGGGCAACGCCAACCGGTTCTCGCAGCAGATGCTCGGGCACGGGCCGCTGTCGTACAAGCCCACGGCCAACACCTGGCGGGGCTGGAACCTGTCCGACGCCGACGTCAAGGACATCCTGGAGCGCGACGGCCTCGCCAAGGTGGCCCCGTGGACCAACGACCTGGTCGGGGCGTACACGGTGCACCCGCTGTCGTCGTGCCGCATCGGTGACGACCCGGAGACGTCGGCCCTGGACGACCGGCACGAGCTGCGCGGGCACCCGGGCATCTTCGTGACCGACGGTTCGGCGGTGCCCTGCGGCCTGACGGTCAACCCGGCGCTGACCATCTCGGCGCTGGCCGAGCGGGCCATGCCCGGCATCGTCAAGGCGCTCAACGAGCGGGGGGTGCAGTGCACCTACGGCGCGCCGATCCCCGGTCACACCACTACCACCACCGTTACGAAGGTCAAGGTCGGCGCCGCCCGCTGA
- a CDS encoding sialidase family protein — translation MSTLIRTRLAFGLAAVLAASGLVGVPAQAGTTSEPPAAQQIFHKGDGGYDCFRIPAVVAAKYPDSGVLKDELVMFAEGRRNATDPCSDHGDIDLVSRRSVDGGRTWLPMQVVIKGYGEVKGNPTPIAIPGTATIVLLSVRECGWPSSCGRTPRATYSYDGGLTWPTSPAPNDLKDDLGFATAPYWLAFGPGHGIRLSTGRLLAGINYQLTSSSLPFGGVVYSDDDGASWHLGATEQASGSYSPQELSAAELPDGRIYLAARNQANSGNLCNNDGHDNRSIAILNPGGQTFYRHFGPEGDLVAPLTMGPVLRVGGQLLYVGPATCGEREDLRVRTSFNNGCSWQTQSGQGAQLWSGDAAYSDVVSLGGGKVLVVAEAGPDGSPGDANRTISWFTHTLIAAPAGVGTKTTPDGTGYGGDACPENGAVAATGRFGGGLSLSGGAYVKVPYADSPYAVTDAAKGGPFTWTGWFRYQQSSATQALLWAYNTGAGTPQVWLRVEQNAAGKPVIRGHVESVSHAVDVFSTDPLGGGTLGANVWHQYALTRDTADRLSLYLDGVRVAYADGVTGWLSTDASNKDLFRIHLGRRLDGAYPFTGVLDDVRFYDRALTQAELTALAAATSADYTPADLRLHLRFDTLA, via the coding sequence ATGTCGACACTTATCCGTACTCGGCTGGCTTTCGGGCTGGCCGCGGTGCTTGCGGCCAGCGGCCTGGTGGGCGTTCCGGCGCAGGCCGGGACCACCAGCGAGCCGCCCGCCGCGCAGCAGATCTTCCACAAGGGTGACGGCGGCTACGACTGCTTCCGCATCCCGGCCGTGGTCGCGGCCAAGTACCCCGACAGCGGGGTGCTCAAGGACGAGCTGGTCATGTTCGCCGAGGGCCGCCGCAACGCCACCGACCCGTGCAGCGACCACGGCGACATCGACCTGGTGTCGCGCCGCTCGGTCGACGGCGGGCGGACCTGGCTGCCCATGCAGGTCGTGATCAAGGGGTACGGCGAGGTCAAGGGCAACCCGACCCCGATCGCCATCCCTGGCACCGCCACGATCGTGCTGCTCTCGGTGCGCGAGTGCGGCTGGCCGTCCAGCTGCGGGCGCACGCCGCGTGCCACGTACAGCTATGACGGCGGCCTGACCTGGCCGACCTCGCCCGCTCCGAACGACCTCAAGGACGACCTGGGCTTCGCCACCGCGCCGTACTGGCTCGCGTTCGGGCCCGGCCACGGCATCCGGCTGTCCACCGGGCGGCTGCTGGCGGGCATCAACTACCAGCTGACCAGCTCGTCGTTGCCGTTCGGCGGCGTGGTCTACAGCGACGACGACGGCGCGAGCTGGCACCTGGGCGCCACCGAGCAGGCGTCGGGCAGCTACAGCCCGCAGGAGCTGTCGGCCGCCGAGCTGCCCGACGGCCGGATCTACCTGGCCGCCCGCAACCAGGCCAACAGTGGCAATCTGTGCAACAACGACGGGCACGACAACCGCTCGATCGCGATTCTGAACCCGGGCGGGCAGACCTTCTACCGGCACTTCGGGCCGGAGGGCGACCTGGTGGCGCCGCTGACGATGGGCCCGGTGCTGCGGGTCGGCGGCCAGCTGCTGTACGTCGGCCCGGCGACCTGCGGCGAGCGCGAGGATCTGCGGGTGCGCACCTCGTTCAACAACGGGTGCAGCTGGCAGACTCAGTCCGGCCAGGGCGCCCAACTGTGGTCGGGCGACGCGGCGTACTCGGACGTGGTGTCGCTGGGCGGCGGCAAGGTGCTGGTGGTGGCCGAGGCGGGCCCGGACGGCAGCCCGGGTGACGCCAACCGGACCATCAGCTGGTTCACCCATACGCTGATCGCCGCCCCGGCCGGGGTCGGCACGAAGACCACCCCGGACGGCACCGGCTACGGCGGCGACGCCTGCCCGGAGAACGGGGCGGTCGCGGCCACCGGGAGGTTCGGCGGCGGGCTGAGCCTGTCCGGCGGGGCGTACGTGAAGGTGCCCTACGCCGACAGCCCGTACGCGGTGACCGACGCGGCCAAGGGCGGCCCGTTCACCTGGACGGGCTGGTTCCGCTACCAGCAGAGCTCGGCGACGCAGGCGCTGCTGTGGGCGTACAACACCGGAGCGGGCACGCCGCAGGTGTGGCTGCGGGTGGAGCAGAACGCGGCGGGCAAGCCGGTGATCCGGGGCCACGTGGAGTCGGTGTCGCACGCCGTGGACGTCTTCTCCACCGATCCGCTGGGCGGCGGCACGCTGGGCGCGAACGTCTGGCACCAGTACGCCCTGACGCGCGACACCGCCGACCGCCTCAGCCTCTACCTCGACGGGGTCCGGGTCGCCTACGCCGACGGCGTCACCGGCTGGCTGAGCACCGACGCGTCCAACAAGGACCTGTTCCGCATCCACCTCGGGCGGCGGCTGGACGGGGCGTACCCGTTCACCGGGGTGCTCGACGACGTGCGCTTCTACGACCGGGCGCTGACCCAGGCCGAGCTGACCGCGCTGGCCGCCGCGACCTCAGCCGACTACACCCCGGCCGACCTGCGCCTGCACCTGCGCTTCGACACCCTGGCCTGA
- a CDS encoding DUF2795 domain-containing protein → MQNQDWAQMQQALRDIDFPADKDAILAHVLEYTSDSGVVRLARTLPPEVYRNMSELRSSVRLDPSVEEGTTVWQRAAQARSNNKRVASYLRAVPDTHLS, encoded by the coding sequence ATGCAGAACCAAGACTGGGCGCAGATGCAGCAGGCGCTGCGCGACATCGACTTCCCGGCGGACAAGGACGCGATCCTCGCGCACGTGCTGGAGTACACCAGTGACAGCGGCGTGGTCAGGCTGGCCCGGACGCTGCCGCCGGAGGTCTACCGGAACATGTCCGAGCTGCGCAGCTCGGTGCGGCTCGACCCGTCGGTCGAGGAGGGTACGACGGTCTGGCAGAGGGCGGCCCAGGCCCGCTCCAACAACAAGCGCGTCGCCTCGTACCTGCGCGCGGTGCCCGACACCCATCTGAGCTGA
- a CDS encoding MBL fold metallo-hydrolase yields MRGILAALGARPDGARGERVRRSPHFSDGTFHNTAPTRTVTPGGKVLRDYLFGKQRRTPRGEVPLVRPGAPVTDRGLHLTWYGHASALVEIEGRRVLIDPLWSDRCSPAPFAGPKRLHPMPVSLADLPAVDAVVISHDHYDHLDMPTIEHLTRTQSTPFLVPLGVGAHLDRWGVPADRIVELDWEESHQIGGLTLTATEAQHFSGRGLSRNHTLWSSWVIAGEHRRVFYTGDSGYFGGYAEIGHRHGPFDATLMQIGAYDHAWPQIHMFPEEAVEAHRDLGGGLLIPVHWATFNLALHAWSEPVERVWREAKAHGVALAVPRPGERVDVDAPPALDPWWQPLA; encoded by the coding sequence ATGCGTGGCATCCTCGCGGCGCTCGGCGCCCGCCCCGACGGCGCGCGCGGTGAGCGCGTGCGGCGCTCCCCGCACTTCTCCGACGGGACGTTCCACAACACCGCGCCCACCCGCACCGTCACGCCCGGCGGCAAGGTGCTGCGCGACTACCTGTTCGGCAAGCAGCGGCGCACCCCGCGCGGCGAGGTCCCGCTGGTGCGCCCCGGTGCCCCGGTCACCGACCGCGGCCTGCACCTGACCTGGTACGGCCACGCCAGCGCCCTGGTCGAGATCGAGGGCCGCCGCGTGCTCATCGACCCGCTCTGGAGCGACCGCTGCTCGCCGGCCCCGTTCGCGGGCCCCAAGCGGCTGCACCCGATGCCGGTCTCCCTGGCCGACCTGCCCGCCGTCGACGCCGTCGTCATCTCGCACGACCACTACGACCACCTCGACATGCCCACGATCGAGCACCTGACCCGCACCCAGAGCACGCCGTTCCTGGTGCCGCTGGGCGTCGGCGCGCACCTGGACCGCTGGGGCGTGCCCGCCGACCGGATCGTCGAGCTGGACTGGGAGGAGAGCCACCAGATCGGCGGCCTCACGCTGACGGCCACCGAGGCGCAGCACTTCTCCGGCCGGGGCCTGTCGCGCAACCACACGCTGTGGAGCTCATGGGTGATCGCGGGCGAGCACCGGCGCGTCTTCTACACCGGCGACTCCGGCTACTTCGGCGGGTACGCCGAGATAGGCCACCGGCACGGCCCGTTCGACGCCACGCTGATGCAGATCGGGGCGTACGACCACGCCTGGCCGCAGATCCACATGTTCCCCGAGGAGGCGGTCGAGGCGCACCGCGACCTCGGCGGCGGCCTGCTGATCCCGGTGCACTGGGCCACCTTCAACCTGGCCCTGCACGCCTGGTCCGAGCCGGTCGAACGGGTGTGGCGCGAGGCCAAGGCGCACGGCGTCGCGCTGGCCGTGCCCCGGCCGGGCGAGCGCGTCGACGTCGACGCCCCGCCCGCGCTCGACCCCTGGTGGCAGCCGCTGGCGTAG
- a CDS encoding dolichyl-phosphate-mannose--protein mannosyltransferase, which yields MPVVTQTPTVPRQARTRPSSLRAHVRQEARRRLAPLDRYLDPYAWYAALAVTMIAGMLRLNNLAQPTGKIFDETYYATDAHWLWEKGFEWNESENGPGYVVHPPLGKWIIGIGEQLFGYNETGWRFSAAIVGTASVLMLVRIAQRLFGSTVLACTAGLLLAFDGMHFVLSRTALLDIYLMFFVLAAFGAVVLDRDHRRRRWARFIEGGGDPAGSGRASRPPREVPWWRLAAAVLMGCALAVKWSALAFLPVLVLLILWWEVGARRTAGARHPVRDAVLDETGWLLACVPLVLGVYLASWSGWLLTDGGFYRHWLRDSGQPEPAFWGALQNLWHYHVEAYTFHSGLQTAHAYQSAHGWAPIQWLLQGRPVLFYRSGDAACGAPTCMAYVLLLGTPLLWWSFLPALLAAVWFGVARRDWRAAAVLAMAGAALLPWFAYPNRTMFSFYALPAEPFLILAVVFVLGAIMSAPPGRPRDEDRVMIGAIAAGTYVLLVVLAFAWFHPLYVGQSIPYDDWSRHMLLGDLWGAD from the coding sequence ATGCCGGTCGTGACCCAGACGCCGACGGTGCCCCGGCAGGCGCGCACCCGCCCCTCGTCCCTGCGCGCCCACGTGCGCCAGGAGGCCCGGCGCAGACTCGCCCCACTGGACCGGTACCTGGACCCGTACGCCTGGTACGCCGCGCTCGCCGTCACCATGATCGCGGGCATGCTCCGGCTGAACAACCTGGCCCAGCCCACCGGCAAGATCTTCGACGAGACCTACTACGCCACGGATGCGCACTGGCTGTGGGAGAAGGGTTTCGAGTGGAACGAGTCGGAGAACGGACCCGGATACGTCGTCCACCCGCCGCTGGGTAAATGGATCATCGGTATCGGTGAGCAGCTGTTCGGGTACAACGAGACCGGCTGGCGCTTCAGCGCCGCGATCGTCGGCACCGCCTCGGTGCTGATGCTGGTCCGCATCGCCCAGCGGCTGTTCGGCTCGACCGTGCTGGCCTGCACCGCCGGGCTGCTGCTGGCCTTCGACGGCATGCACTTCGTGCTGTCGCGCACCGCGCTGCTCGACATCTACCTGATGTTCTTCGTGCTGGCCGCGTTCGGCGCGGTGGTGCTCGACCGCGACCACCGGCGCCGCCGCTGGGCCAGGTTCATCGAGGGCGGGGGCGACCCGGCCGGATCGGGCCGGGCCAGCCGCCCGCCGCGCGAGGTGCCGTGGTGGCGGCTGGCCGCCGCGGTGCTGATGGGCTGCGCGCTGGCGGTGAAGTGGAGCGCGCTGGCGTTCCTGCCGGTGCTGGTGCTGCTGATCCTGTGGTGGGAGGTCGGGGCGCGGCGCACCGCCGGGGCGCGCCACCCGGTCCGCGACGCCGTCCTCGACGAGACCGGTTGGCTGCTGGCCTGCGTGCCGCTCGTGCTCGGGGTGTACCTGGCCTCGTGGAGCGGCTGGCTGCTCACCGACGGCGGCTTCTACCGGCACTGGCTGCGCGACAGCGGCCAGCCCGAACCGGCGTTCTGGGGCGCGCTGCAGAACCTGTGGCACTACCACGTCGAGGCGTACACCTTCCACAGCGGACTCCAGACGGCGCACGCCTACCAGTCCGCGCACGGCTGGGCGCCGATCCAGTGGCTGCTCCAGGGCCGCCCGGTGCTGTTCTACCGGTCCGGCGACGCGGCCTGCGGCGCGCCCACCTGCATGGCGTACGTGCTGCTGCTGGGCACCCCGCTGCTGTGGTGGAGCTTCCTGCCCGCGCTGCTGGCGGCGGTCTGGTTCGGCGTCGCCCGCCGCGACTGGCGGGCCGCGGCGGTGCTGGCCATGGCCGGTGCGGCGCTGCTGCCCTGGTTCGCCTACCCGAACCGGACCATGTTCAGCTTCTACGCCCTGCCCGCCGAGCCGTTCCTGATCCTGGCGGTGGTGTTCGTGCTCGGCGCGATCATGTCCGCGCCGCCGGGGCGGCCCCGCGACGAGGACCGGGTCATGATCGGCGCGATCGCCGCCGGGACGTACGTGCTGCTGGTCGTGCTCGCCTTCGCGTGGTTCCACCCGCTCTACGTCGGGCAGTCCATCCCGTACGACGACTGGTCCCGCCACATGCTGCTGGGCGACCTGTGGGGCGCCGACTGA
- a CDS encoding HEAT repeat domain-containing protein, which translates to MTTAKIRRLAARTHRGQTFGRDGDFVAHLERVAERVGEFTRFPAVVGAAWLYAVPEAGVSPAELHRRGIDPATVRLVEMLQRRPEEVRLSPQAYPERLLRNREAALVRYAVLTDLHRHRGDESAYAPWRREHERLADGLGLPRPSLAPKSPLSGLDLAALAGHRPEPGGHWGPLARALGELRDADALPLLLEGYRAENTPGGRHCCLVAVQAAIHTIVTRPENAGTAPVGALIEQWWDAESGWEQRVAVWGRAVGRDLAHREALLGKVAANEPGTVSSAIPGLFGPGDAVEVALLRDVVLREDPRWRWARRAAVTRLTEMGCPEAAAVLRERPLDPADPPWHADPAWFAAGGAEVVGALVEHLDEYAWVHEAPFALGELRAAEAVPALCALVRRPLPPHAAIDALGKIGSADAVPALLECLRSDRPEVRDLALRALGRIGDERVVDAAIAACDDPDPRVRERAVRVLARYGDERAVPQLIRACDTAYALVALRALVRIGDPRALPTMWHLFGDAAAGRAVRHTAGQGLAAIEGTQQYVHHTRDVRVRRAYVWLLGHKPEWKPDYQLKTAAADDDPIMRARAAEAFGRLGDPAAAEQVRPLLADPDPRVRAAAATALRALPEQAA; encoded by the coding sequence ATGACGACGGCGAAGATCAGGCGGCTGGCGGCCCGGACCCACCGCGGGCAGACGTTCGGGCGCGACGGCGACTTCGTCGCCCACCTCGAACGGGTCGCCGAACGGGTCGGCGAGTTCACCCGGTTCCCGGCCGTCGTCGGCGCCGCCTGGCTGTACGCCGTGCCCGAGGCCGGGGTCAGCCCCGCCGAGCTGCACCGGCGCGGCATCGACCCGGCCACGGTCCGCCTGGTCGAGATGCTCCAGCGGCGCCCCGAGGAGGTGCGCCTGTCGCCGCAGGCCTACCCCGAGCGGCTGCTGCGCAACCGGGAGGCGGCGCTGGTGCGCTACGCGGTGCTGACCGACCTGCACCGGCACCGCGGCGACGAGTCGGCGTACGCGCCCTGGCGGCGCGAGCACGAGCGGCTGGCCGACGGGCTGGGCCTGCCCCGGCCGTCGCTGGCGCCCAAGAGCCCGCTGAGCGGCCTCGACCTGGCCGCGCTCGCCGGGCACCGCCCGGAGCCGGGCGGCCACTGGGGGCCGCTGGCCCGCGCGCTGGGCGAGCTGCGCGACGCCGACGCGCTGCCGCTGCTGCTGGAGGGCTACCGGGCCGAGAACACCCCGGGCGGGCGGCACTGCTGCCTCGTCGCGGTGCAGGCCGCGATCCACACCATCGTCACCCGGCCCGAGAACGCCGGCACCGCGCCCGTCGGCGCGCTGATCGAGCAGTGGTGGGACGCCGAGAGCGGCTGGGAGCAGCGCGTGGCCGTCTGGGGCCGGGCCGTCGGCCGCGACCTGGCCCACCGCGAGGCGCTGCTGGGCAAGGTCGCCGCCAACGAGCCCGGGACCGTGTCCTCGGCCATCCCGGGCCTGTTCGGGCCCGGTGACGCGGTGGAGGTGGCGCTGCTGCGCGACGTCGTGCTGCGCGAGGACCCCCGCTGGCGCTGGGCGCGGCGGGCGGCGGTCACCCGGCTGACGGAGATGGGCTGCCCGGAGGCGGCGGCGGTGCTGCGCGAGCGCCCGCTCGACCCGGCCGATCCGCCGTGGCACGCCGACCCGGCCTGGTTCGCGGCCGGCGGCGCCGAGGTGGTCGGCGCCCTGGTCGAGCACCTGGACGAGTACGCGTGGGTGCACGAGGCCCCGTTCGCGCTCGGTGAGCTGCGCGCCGCCGAGGCGGTGCCCGCGCTGTGCGCGCTGGTGCGCCGGCCGCTGCCGCCGCACGCGGCGATCGACGCGCTGGGCAAGATCGGTTCGGCCGACGCCGTGCCCGCGCTGCTGGAGTGCCTGCGCTCCGACCGGCCCGAGGTGCGCGACCTGGCGCTGCGCGCGCTGGGCCGCATCGGCGACGAGCGGGTGGTGGACGCCGCGATCGCCGCCTGCGACGACCCGGATCCGCGCGTACGCGAGCGGGCGGTGCGGGTGCTGGCCCGCTACGGCGACGAGCGGGCGGTGCCGCAGCTGATCCGGGCCTGCGACACGGCGTACGCCCTGGTGGCGCTGCGCGCGCTGGTCCGCATCGGCGATCCGCGCGCGCTGCCCACGATGTGGCACCTGTTCGGCGACGCCGCCGCGGGCCGCGCGGTGCGCCACACCGCCGGGCAGGGCCTGGCCGCGATCGAGGGCACGCAGCAGTACGTGCACCACACCCGCGACGTGCGGGTGCGCCGCGCGTACGTGTGGCTGCTGGGGCACAAGCCCGAGTGGAAGCCGGACTACCAGCTCAAGACGGCCGCGGCCGACGACGACCCGATCATGCGGGCGCGCGCGGCGGAGGCGTTCGGGCGGCTGGGCGACCCGGCGGCCGCCGAGCAGGTGCGCCCGCTGCTGGCCGACCCCGACCCCCGGGTGCGGGCCGCCGCCGCCACCGCGCTGCGGGCGCTGCCCGAGCAGGCCGCCTAG
- a CDS encoding TetR/AcrR family transcriptional regulator has product MSGDRPLRADARRNRERVLAVAYEVFAAEGLSVPIDEIARRAGVGAGTVYRHFPTKETLYEAIVLDRVDRLVGRARDLAAVADPAEAFYGFFAFMTDEGATDKGLADALAGAGFDIEATAPGAEQSFMDAIGTLLARAQAAGVVRADLTAADVKTLMVGCQAMQRYRGSTALGTVLDVVRAGLRP; this is encoded by the coding sequence ATGAGTGGCGATCGACCCCTGCGCGCCGACGCCCGCCGCAACCGCGAACGGGTGCTCGCCGTGGCCTACGAGGTGTTCGCGGCCGAAGGGCTGTCCGTGCCGATCGACGAGATCGCCCGGCGCGCCGGGGTCGGGGCGGGCACCGTCTACCGCCACTTCCCCACCAAGGAGACGCTGTACGAGGCGATCGTGCTGGACCGGGTCGACCGCCTCGTCGGCCGCGCCCGCGACCTCGCCGCCGTCGCCGACCCCGCCGAGGCGTTCTACGGCTTCTTCGCGTTCATGACCGACGAGGGCGCCACCGACAAGGGCCTGGCCGACGCCCTGGCCGGGGCCGGGTTCGACATCGAGGCCACCGCCCCCGGCGCCGAGCAGTCCTTCATGGACGCCATCGGGACGCTGCTGGCCCGCGCCCAGGCCGCCGGGGTCGTCCGCGCCGACCTGACCGCCGCCGACGTCAAGACCCTGATGGTGGGCTGCCAGGCGATGCAGCGCTACCGCGGCTCGACCGCCCTGGGCACGGTCCTGGACGTGGTCCGCGCAGGCCTGCGCCCCTGA
- a CDS encoding GNAT family N-acetyltransferase — protein MSGNGSGGSARIGSDLLDNVAWAALSVPLAGLGRRNGQAALFDPEVSPFGAVAPGAGARGWADLAQLLGPGGSVLLTGDFEAPDGWAVRMGLDGVQFVDVGGLIDQPDPEAVPLGPADVPEMLDLVARTKPGPFGPRTIEMGSYLGIRRDGMLVAMAGERLSLPGYTEISAVCTDPAARGQGLAGRLIRAVGAGVHARGQTPFLHAAVTNTNAIRLYEALGFVLRRQTPFAVVEAPQH, from the coding sequence ATGAGCGGCAACGGTTCCGGCGGCAGCGCGCGCATCGGCAGTGACCTGCTCGACAACGTGGCCTGGGCCGCGCTGAGCGTGCCGCTGGCGGGCCTGGGCCGCCGCAACGGCCAGGCCGCGCTGTTCGACCCGGAGGTCTCGCCGTTCGGGGCGGTCGCCCCGGGCGCGGGCGCGCGCGGCTGGGCCGACCTGGCACAGCTACTCGGCCCCGGCGGGAGCGTGCTGCTGACCGGCGACTTCGAGGCCCCCGACGGGTGGGCGGTGCGGATGGGACTCGACGGGGTGCAGTTCGTCGATGTCGGCGGGCTGATCGACCAGCCGGACCCCGAGGCGGTGCCGCTAGGACCGGCCGACGTGCCGGAGATGCTGGACCTGGTCGCCCGCACCAAGCCCGGCCCGTTCGGCCCGCGCACCATCGAGATGGGGTCGTACCTGGGCATCCGGCGCGACGGCATGCTGGTGGCGATGGCGGGCGAGCGGCTGAGCCTGCCCGGGTACACCGAGATCAGCGCGGTCTGCACCGACCCGGCCGCCCGGGGGCAGGGCCTGGCCGGGCGGCTCATCCGGGCCGTGGGCGCGGGCGTCCACGCGCGCGGGCAGACCCCGTTCCTGCACGCGGCGGTGACCAACACCAACGCGATCCGCCTCTACGAGGCGCTGGGCTTCGTGCTGCGGCGGCAGACCCCGTTCGCGGTCGTCGAGGCGCCGCAGCACTGA